The following proteins come from a genomic window of Triticum aestivum cultivar Chinese Spring chromosome 6A, IWGSC CS RefSeq v2.1, whole genome shotgun sequence:
- the LOC123128939 gene encoding F-box protein PP2-B10 gives MEEACEIARLPEELVSAALARTSPRDACRAAAVSPAFRDAADSDAVWARFLPPGGLPPLADGELAGPAPPSSKKELFLRLSAGPALLQDRLVSMWVDRETGAKCYMLSARNLFIVWGDTPQYWTWIPLDDSRFSEGAQLMHVCWFEIRGKIHSKMLSQDTTYAAYMVFKTTDNFYGLDFPVQEASISAGATNTTRKVCLQGNDDDDGEGGVPENYRPMVPFPRLRLRRRNRRVVSHEENVALPQQRADGWMELELGEFLNEGGDDGEVSISLVETKGGNWKSGLIVQGIEIRRKKSG, from the exons ATGGAGGAGGCCTGCGAGATCGCGCGCCTGCCGGAGGAGCTCGTCTCGGCGGCGCTGGCCCGCACGTCCCCGCGCGACGCCTGCCGGGCCGCGGCGGTGTCCCCGGCCTTCCGCGACGCGGCCGACTCCGACGCCGTCTGGGCCCGCTTCCTGCCCCCCGGCGGCCTCCCGCCGCTCGCCGACGGGGAGCTGGCCGGCCCCGCCCCGCCCTCCTCCAAGAAGGAGCTCTTCCTCCGCCTCTCAGCCGGCCCCGCCCTCCTCCAGGACAGGCTCGTG AGTATGTGGGTGGACAGGGAGACCGGCGCCAAGTGCTACATGCTGTCCGCCAGGAACCTCTTCATCGTGTGGGGCGACACGCCGCAGTACTGGACCTGGATCCCGCTCGACGACTCCAG GTTCTCTGAAGGTGCCCAACTCATGCATGTTTGCTGGTTCGAGATCCGCGGGAAGATACATAGCAAGATGCTCTCCCAGGACACAACCTATGCCGCCTACATGGTCTTCAAGACGACCGATAATTTCTACGGGCTGGATTTTCCTGTCCAGGAGGCATCGATCAGCGCCGGAGCAACCAACACAACCCGCAAGGTTTGCCTCCAAGGtaatgatgacgacgacggcgagggTGGGGTGCCCGAGAACTACCGGCCGATGGTTCCCTTTCCGCGGCTAAGACTCAGGAGAAGGAACCGCCGCGTAGTATCCCACGAAGAGAATGTCGCGCTCCCACAGCAAAGGGCCGACGGGTGGATGGAGCTGGAGCTGGGCGAGTTCCTCAATGAGGGGGGCGATGACGGCGAGGTGTCCATCAGCCTGGTGGAGACGAAAGGCGGGAACTGGAAGAGCGGCCTCATCGTGCAGGGCATCGAGATCAGACGTAAGAAATCGGGCTGA